GTGCGGCCAGGTCATCACGGACGCTAACAGTCCGATAAGAGGCGATCCGACTGCAAAAACATGCAGGTGGCTGTCCAGGGCGCGTCGGGCGGTTTCCGAAATCACCGTATCGCCTATGCCCAGTTCAGCGGCGCGCCATCGGTTTGGTTTGAGTACGACTAAATAGCGGCGGAGTAGCGGCGTCGCGCTGTAGCCCAGCCAGAGGAACAGGACGCCGAACTGGAGCGCCCACCGCGCGGCGGGTTCAGCGTGCTCTGGTACAGTCGCAACGGAATCGATACTTATGGAGATGACCAGCCACCCGCCGATCGCCGAGAGCCACAGAAGCAGCCGCCACCCCCTGTAGAAATAGACCGCCGTGCTGCCGGCGATCACGAGACAGGTATAGACCACCAACCCCGGAATGTTGGCGGAACCGGTGTAGAGCATGAACGGTGTGCCGAGGCCGCCGAGTGTGCCGACCAGCGAGAAGATGGCATCGTCCTGTTTCAGCGCGATGAAAAACGCCAGGGCAGTGACCGTCACCATAAGCGCGAAGGCGACGGGATGAGATACCAGCTCGAACAGTTGAAACGCCGAAAAGTCAGTGATATAGAACGTAGCGATAGATCCGCCCAGCAGAAGTCGTGACAGATGTCGTCGCTGTGAGTACAGCCGCCAGCCGAAAACAAACAGTACGACTCCCAGGCCTATACCGATAAAATGCCTGACCGGCGGAGTGAGCCAGCCCTGGTCGATCGAGTACTTGAACAGGAACGCCAGCCCGAACAAGAGCAGGCCGATTCCCACGCGACTGAGCCAGTATTCGCTCCGGCGCATGTGCTCGGGGAGTTCGAAGCCCTTACGGGCGGGCCCGGGTATCGGCGTGATTTGGCGAGGGGTGGATGTTGTCTCTGCGGGCGAGGGTGGTGGCGGTGCGGGCGGAGCGGCATCTGGTACAATGCGCCGCAGCAGTTGTCGTATCTCCGCCAGTTCGCGTTCGAGTGCGGCTACGCGGTCGTGAATGTTGTGGTCATCCTGACTTTCCATCCGGCAGCACCTTTCGCCTCATGTCCTCTGCCCGGCAGATGCCCTCATCTGCCGCGCCTGAATCACATCACACTGATCAGCGCTGAAAGTACTATGAAAAGTACCGGCGCGAGTCCGCTGAACAACAGACCGAGCTTGAGTATTCTCGGAGCGACCTCTGGTGTGTCTTGTCGAGAAATGAATCGCCAAGCAAGTTCCGCCATCCATCCCAGCGTGAAGCAAATGTTGATTACCACCACAAACATCACCGCACTGAGAACAGGACTATCTAGTTCAGCGCCGGTAGCAGGGATCATCAATACGATCGCCCCTGCGACAGCCCAAATGCAGCCCGCAATTATAGTATAGGCAGGACGTCGTGCTTCCCACCATGCTACAATCTGATACCAACTGCGACCAACTTGCGGAACGGCTGTAAACTTTTGCCAAGACTCACAGAGTGTCATGAGTGTAGTATTCACTGTCGACTTTCTAGATTGACTACCCTCTACATCCTCTCCACACACCCCGCAATCAGCGCCCGGAGTTTCGGCTCGGCCTCGGCGGCGACCTTCAGCACCGACTCGATCGAACAGGGATGCATGTTATCCGCGAGCCCCATGTCCGTGATTATCGAAAACGCCAACACTTTTGTCCCCTGATGATGCGCCGCCATCACCTCCGGCACGGTCGACATCCCTACCGCGTCGCCGCCAAGTATCCGAAACATCCGATACTCCGCCCCCGTCTCCAAATTCGGCCCGCTCACTGCGATATAAACCCCCTCCTGAAGTCTGAGCTTCTGCTCCAGAGCCAGCTCGCGCGCCATCTTTATGTAGTTGCGGTCGTAGACCTCGAAGCAGTCAGGGAAGCGTAGCCCCCACTTGTCATCGTTATCGCCGATCAGCGGATTGCCCGGCAGGAAATTGACATGGTCGGTGATCATCATGATGTCGCCCTCGCGGTATTTCGGATTCAGCCCGCCGGCGGCATTTGACGCAATCAATGAATGGATACCGAGTTGCTTCATCACTCGTATAGGAAACGCGATCTGGCGGAACGAGTACCCCTCATAATAATGGAACCGCCCCTGCATACAGACGACATCTTTGCCGCGCAAACGTCCGAATAGAAGCCGTCCGTGGTGAGATTCGACTGTCGAGGTCGGAAAGTGTGGGATGTCCTCATATTCCACCGCTCCCTCCAATTTCATGCCGTCGACCAATGTCCCCAGTCCGGTGCCGAGTATAATACCTATTTGCGGTTTGAGCGTGACCTTCGCGGTGATGAACCGCACAGCCTCATCGAGTTTGCGGTGAATTTCCGCCCAGGTCTGCATGCCGTCGTTGTTCATGGTTGAATGTCCGCTTTCTGCGTTGGGATTACCTACAAGTCGCGCGGAATATAAGCTGGTCGTCGCCGCAGAACAGGCAAAAAAAGGCCGGACCCTTTGGGAGTTATGCGGTCCGGCCTTTCGTGTAAGCGGCGGGTAAGAACTAATTCTTCGCGGCCCGGTTCATTTCTTCTTCGAACCTCGCAGCAACTTCGTCAAGCTCATCGGCCAGCCTGTCCGGGCTGAGCGGCAGTTTGGTGCTGTCGGACGGTCCAAAGCCGCCACGGGGGTTCGGCTCGGTGACCGCAGCCGCCTTGCCCTTCGCCACCACGACCTTGTCGGTGGAGCGCTCATCTTCGATATCACCATCCTTGGCGATAAACCCGGCTGGAATGTCCTCCGCGACCAGGTTGGTCTCCACCACGGTGCCGAGCGCCGGTGTGGGCGGCGCGGGCGGCGTGACCGGTACGGCCTGTTCCATCGCCTTGCGAGCGGCTACCCGCTTGTACGTTTCGAGCGCTACCGCCAGTTCAGGGTCGATTGTCTCGCCGACCGACTGGCTGATACTATCGTCCTGGATGGCATCTTTGAGCTTCGCCGCCAAATGCTCGTCGACCCGCCCCGAGGTGCCGTTATCTGTCTCTTCCGCAACCGGTACCGCAGCAGCAGGCGCGGCCGCGACTATATCGGTAGTTTGCGGAGCAACCGCTTCCTTTTTCTCGGTGGCGATATCTGTCGAATCGGTGACCTTCACCTGCTCATCGTGCTCTGGCCTGGCGACATCGCCGCTGTCGATCTCGTTTATCAGATCCAGGTGGGACTGGATCAAGCTGCGTATTTTGGACAAATATGACTTCTTGGTCAGGCCGAGCCGGGTGATCCGTGTTTCAATCTCCGAGATTTCCCTGGTCCGGTTGACTACTATCGATTCAGCATCCTGCTTGGCCTTGGTGATCAGCATGGCCGCTTCCTGTTTGGCGTTGGCCATGGTCAGGTCGGCGTTGCGGCGGGCGTCGATAGCCGCGTTCTTGATCGTGTCCTCGAATTGCTTGAGACCCGCCAATTGACTCCTGAGTGATTCGGCCTCGATAGTGAGTCTGAGGTTCTGCTGCTTGAGTTCGTCCAGCGCGGCTGCGACCTGGTTGATAAAACCGTCAACTTCGGCCTTATCGTACCCGCGCATCTGGCTGCGGAATTCGTAACCGCGGATATCGTTCGGGGAAAGATCCATGACAACCCACCTGCTTACTGGTTTCCTCTTACGGCCATTGATCCGGGCGGCAGGCTTCCGCGGCCCGGAGCCGTTTCAAAACGGTACACAGTTGTTATCGAACCATTGCGGGAAAACCTTAGCGCCCGGGGGCGAAAAAAAGGCCACCGCCAGGCAGCGGCAGAGCCGGTAGGTCACGCGGACTCGACGCGTGACTTTGTTCTATCCTACGGCCACAAGGCCGTCACCCTCGGCCACGACCGAGGGTCCAGTTGTGTTCGCCGGTCACTGACTCGATGCCTAAACCCGCCTACGCAGCGAAACGTTGATGAAACGCAAAAGACGGGCAGACGAGGACCCCGGATCGAGTCCGGGGCAGGCTCTGCCGCGCACAAAACTCGACGCGTGACATTGTAGCATTTGGGAAACCTCAGGCCTCAAGTCGGCCTGACCTACAGTCCGGTCTGCCCTCACCCCTCCCGCGCGCCGAATAGCGCCGTGCCCACCCGGATCATGGTCGAACCCTCGGCGATCGCGAGCGGATAATCGTCGGTCATCCCCATCGACAGCGTGTCGAACCCCCCGCCCACTATGTCCTGCCCCCGCTTGAAAAGCTCGCGACAGGCGCGGAAAGTCTCGCGGATGCGGTCTTGATTGTCGGTCAACGGGCCGATAGTCATCAGCCCCGTCAGCTTAATGGCGGGCAGGGCACTGACTTGCCGAATCAGTTCTAACGCGCTCTCCGGCGCCACCCCGGATTTGGACTCCTCGCCCGACGAATTCACCTGCACCAGGCATTCGATAATCCGACCGAACTCTTCGGCGCGACGGTTGATCTCCTCGGCCAACTTGAGCGAGTCGATCGACTGGATGACATCGAAAAGCATCACTGCTTTCCGAACCTTGTTGCCCTGCAGGTGCCCCACTAAGTGGAACCGTGCTATCGGGCCACATTCGGTGATTTTCGGTTCGGCGTCCTGGATACGGCTCTCGCCGATATCGTGCAGGCCGAGCGCCACCGTGGTCTGGATCACCGACGCCGGCCAGGTTTTGGTGACGGCGACAATCGTGATGTCGTCGGTGTCGCGGCCGTAGAGTTCGCAGGCCTCGGCGATTTTCCCGCGCAGTTCCATCAGGTTATTGCGGATCAGGTCTTTCATGGGACGACGGAATTATGCGCGAGCCGGGCGGTGGTGGCAAGGGGAAATGTGGGGGAGCTGGTCCGCCGCCCGCTTCAGACAGCCCCTCACTTGACATCTCCCCCCAAAATCGTAGCTTCCCCGCGTCGGCGCTGAGATCAGCGCGGCACGCAAGCGAAGAACAGAGAAGGATTATATCATGACGCCTGTCAGCAAGGATATACTCAACGCCCTCACCACCGGGATCAACTCCGAAATCGCCAGCTATGTCTTCTATCTCGAGGCCTCCAAGAAGAAAATCTCCGCCGACATCAGGCCGGTGCTCGAGGAGCTTGCGCTCGAAGAAAAGCGGCACTTCCAGATTCTCGAACGCCAGCACCATTCGCTGATCAAAAGCGAGCAGTGGATATCGCTCGCCGACGTGCTTAAATCCAAAGAGTTGCCTGAAATCAACGAGGAGATGAGCGCCGCCCACCGGCAGCTTGTCGACGAGGTCCGCAAAACGACGACAATCAAAGGGGTGCTCGATATCGCCTATCGGCTCGAGGTCGACGCGTACGAGCTGTTCATCGGCCAGGAGAAGAAGGCCGCCAGCGACGAGGGCCGGAAGATGTTCGCCGAGTTGGCCAGGTTCGAGCAGGGGCACATGCGCAAGATCGACGAGATGCGCCGCAGGTACGCTTAGACGATCGGAAACTGGAACGTAGGGCGGGTTTGCTTCAAACCCGCCACACACCGGCGGACAGGAGACTTGCAGGGCGGGACGTCGCCACGGCGAGCAGACGCTTCGGTCGCGCCATGGGCTGAGAGCGGCAGACCTCCGCTAATCGTGGGCGGCAGACCTCCCGGTCTGCCGCAGGGAAAGTCGAACGCCAATGGTGCGGTCGCGTGACCCTGCCCACAGCCCCATTCTAACCAGCATGGGGCACCGTGGACCAAAAAAGTCGAATTTTGTGGTTGCGCCGGCCTACGTTTTATTGTATACTGTCATTCAGCACGAACATCGCCGCTGATATCTCGAATACCGACAGCGAGACAGATAAAAACTTAACTCGTGGCGAGATTTCAGACAACCGAGTCTGAAATCCGCAATGCAGACGTAAATAGAAAGGTGCACCCATGTCGCATTCGGAAAAGAACGCCCCCTCGCTCGCAGGGCTCACTCTTACTGCAATGTTTCTGGTCCTCCAGCTGACCCTCAGCTGTAGCAAGAGCACTGATCCTGACACAAACAAGCCGCCGGATAACGGCCCTATCGGCATACTGCTTTCGGGAGCCGATATCGACTCCGCCTTGTCGGGTACAAGCGATCACGGTCCGTTCGCAGTACCGGAGGAAGAATGGGAAGGTGAATTTGTGACCACACGGCTCGAAGCGGTGATCAATCCCAGCGCGACCGTAGGCGCGGTCAACGCTGCTCTGAATGCGGTGGGTGCTAAGATCAGCTGTATGCGTGCGGGGCTGATGTTCACGGAGTTGGTGGTACCCGCTTTGACGTCGGTTGATGAGGCGGAAGTTCTTTGTTCAACCCTGGTGTCGTCGGAAGCCTTCCTGTCGGCGTATCCCTGTTTTGATCCGACCTCCGTTCAAGACGCAAGTATCCAACCGGGACTTCCGGCCAACCTCATCATTGATCATCTGGCCGCCGCGAAGTTTCCGGCGGCCTGGAATGTGCGAGAGCGTGTCGCGGCACTCCATTCCCCCGCAACCGTTCTTGTCGCCGATCACTTTAGATCCCTGACTCCTCACGCTGAAATTCCGGCTCAGACCTTCCCGACACAAAATGGGTCGCCGAGTCTTTTCATCGACGCTTTCGGAGTAGCAAAAGGGAATCACGGTTTCCAGGTGGCTGGCGCGATTGGAGCCAGGTTTGATGCTGTAGGGTCCACTGGCGCCTACGCTGATCCCGGTGGTCTGCTACGTTTACCGTGCATCAGCCTCAGCGGATTCGGCTCGTTACCGGCCGTAATTGCAGAACTGTCCGATCGGCTTCCGTCCAGCGGCCAGTTTATTCTCAATACCAGTATTTCGTATGCCGGGGGCTTCCAGATGTTCCCAAAGCGCCAGCGAATCGAACACGCCTTCTTCTGGCGATTCCTCACCGCAACCAAGCAGAGTCAATTCCTGCATCTACAGGCCGCGGGAAATGAGGGGTTGTCATCACCATCTTTTCCGAACGCCGACTACGCCAGCCCGTTTACGCTTTCTGCCCGGTTTGATGCGCCACTGGAGATGTTACAGGGGACGGCGGTGTCCACAAAGGACACCACCGATTTGACAACTTTGTACAGTCTCGGAATAGCCAACAATCCGCTCTTTGGCTCGCGGACAAACAATCTACTGGTTGTAGGGTCCTCATCATTGAGCGGCAGTCCGTCCGGGTTCTCAAATGCGCCTTCCGATGTCCGCATGGTGGGGGAGTGGGTTACCCTGCCCTGCATCTACGACGATTCAAAGTGCGAGCCGGGGGCGCAGGTGCCCCTTCAGGCGATCGTTTCAGGAACATCCTTTGCCACCCCGCAGGTTGCCGGTCTGGCCGCCTGGCTCTGGTCGCTGTCACCCTCTCTCACGGTAGATGAGACCATTGCCACTATTAAGAACTGCTTCAACGGAAATTGGGTCGATGCCTACAAGGCGGTGTTGTCACTCGATCACTCGATTGCCAACGCCGGCATCAGACTTTCACTTCTCGACATAGTTGATGCCAATGGACAGATGGGGAGTGACATGAAGTTTGACGAGAAGGATCTGCAGATGTTTCTGGACTCTATCATGTATTATGAGGCTGATCGTGCGTCAGTCAGCCCCCCATGGGAGAAGGATCATTCTCCTTTCGACCTCAACGGTGATGGATACACCGGGGACACCATGCTCACTCCATCGACCGCACCCTTTGACCTCGACATCAACACCCCGCCGGCGTATTCGACAGTAGACGTGATCCCCTGTGATCAACCGAGCACCGGTGACAAGACCCTGAATGAATCGGCGGTGACCGACCGCGATATTCTCCTGTACTATGCTTATTCTCCACTGTATAGTGGTGATCTCCAAATCCGCGACAGCTTGTTTGGCAAAGGGTGCTCGCCATTTACAATAGTTGAGACAACACACTTTCTGAAATACGACTTGCGGGCCTACCTCGACGCTCAATACTGGGATATCGACTCGAGTCAAGGCACATTCCTACATAAGACGCTTGCAGTCAGAGAACCAGCCTGCTTGGCAACATACGTATTCGATGTTGAGGCGACCTGCAACACATCGCTCTCCAGCGGCGTCAGTCTCACCTCCGTGGATATCACCGGTACTTCAAACTCCACCGTTACGGGAACAGCTTCCCTGGAAAATGACCTCGGAACGTCTTGCGATTACCGCGCAACTGCTAAGGCCTTCTGCTACAGTGTCGTTCACTTCACTGCAAGTGAGCAGTTGGGATTTGTTCCATTCAGGTTTGTCGTGGACGGGTCGATAGATATAGGTGACGGCAATACGGCACAGACCTACACCTATATTATGTTCCACACCGTTGATGCCAATGGCAAGCCCGATGGACCAACGTACGCCGGCTTCGACAGCCAAACGCAGTCATTTCCGTATGTACTCGACGGTACGCTAGATCCCCTGCTTCCCGGTCGGATGTACCAACTCATGATTATGACAACGGCCGCAGATGCTGTTTTCGCTCTGTCTGACCCGGGTCCCGACAGTAAGTCTGCAAATGCGATCGTATCTCTACACGTTGGACCGTAAAGGTGCGACTGTTAAGTTAAGTCAAACGCGCCTCGAATCAGTGATACTCTATTGTTTTCCAACACGTTCCACTTGTCGTGGAGTAATTGAATGTTATCGAAAACTCGAATCCTACAAAAGTTTGGGGATAGTGAGTTCCACCCCGCCATAGACTATGAAGCCCGATTTTGTCGGGCTTTTTTCTAACGGTTTAAGCAACCAATCCTCTTTTTGAACTGAGATGATACGAATCGCAAGATTGTCACTCTGTGGGATTGTAATCCTCTTGTCCCTTCGTTGTTCGATATCACTTCCCGATTCGTCGTAAGACTTGTACTTGTATTATTTTCGTCGGTGGCAGACCCCTAGTCTGCCCCAGGAAAGTCGCCATCCGCACACCCCCTCGCGCCCCCCGCCACGGCTGGGCCCGCCATCACCACCCCGAATTGACCTAAGTCATGTCCATTTAGTCCTCATTTGTCGAAATGGCCGTCAGAAAACGAAAGATTGAGGACTAAATGGCCAAAGTGCTGCGCGAAATAATCAGGATCAACGAAGAGCTCTGCGACGGGTGCGGCGATTGTATTTCGTCCTGCGCGGAGGGCGCGCTGGTGATCGTTAACGGGAAAGCGAAACTGAAGGGGGAGATCCTCTGCGACGGCGCCGGAGCCTGTATCGGCCATTGTTCCACCGGCGCGCTGACTATCGAAAAGCGGGAGTCGGAGGCGTACGATGAGGCCGCGGTGGCTTTGAATCTCGCCCGGACGCAACAGCCGTCGCGAATCCCGGTTGGCGCAGCTCACGGCGGTCAATTACCGATGGCGGCCCACGCCGGCGGATGCCCCGGGTCGGCCATGAGACAGTGGAACGACTTCCCGCCGGCATCCCCGTCAGATGTACGCGACTCCGCCCCGGCGGCGCTCACGCAGCAGCCGTCGCGGCTCCGTCAGTGGCCGGTCCAGTTGATGCTCGTGCAGCTGGACGCGCCGTTTTTCCGCAATGCCGACCTGATTATCACTGCCGATTGCGTACCGTTTGCTTTCCCCGATTTCCATCAGCGGTTCTTGAGCGGTAAAGCCCTCGTTGTAGGGTGTCCCAAGCTCGATGATCTACGGCACTACTTTGACAAGCTAACCCAGATATTCAAAGTGAGCGAATTGAAGTCGGTTGAGGTCATTAAGATGGACGTCCCCTGTTGCGGGGGGATTGCGCAGGCAGCAGTCGAAGCGCGGAAGCGGTCGCACGGCACTTTCCCGCTGACTATCACCACAATCGGCATTCGCGGCGAACTTCAGGAAAGCTACCGGGTGTAATCGCACGGAACCGACTCCCGGCGGCGGCTGTTTGGATGGCAGCGATAAGCGCTCAAAGCACTGCCAGGAGAATACCATTGAGTTCTGAACCGATCAAGATCAAGCTCATCCCCAACGGCCCGATCCGGGTAATGAACGGATCGTTCGAGATTGAGTTGTCTAACGGCACCATCATGACCAAAGAGGCTCCGTTCTCAATGTGCCGTTGCGGGAATTCCAACAACAAGCCGTTTTGCGACGGCACCCACAAGACGTGCGGTTTTCAGGGGTAGGCGGTAGTTCGCGACTCCCTGACTGACTGATTCTTAGCCTTGACCGACCTCAGACTGTCGACTGCGCCGCACGGCGGCAACGATCAGCGGAATCAACACGACCTGGGCGATTATCCCCCATATCCCGGTCAGAATCGGCCCGGCGGTCGAAAAAAACTCAACCGCGCCGTACGGCAGCTCCATAAACATCCCCAGCACGAACAATCCCAGGCCGAACATCAGCCGCCCGACTATCATGGCCGCAATCAGTGCAACATAGATATTCAGCTGAAGGCGCTGGTACGCCAGACCCGCAACCAGGCCGTAGAGAGGCAGTTCGAGCGTCATCAGGGGGACCGCATAAGTCGGCGGCATACCGGTGGTCAAGTAGCTGATGCCCGGAGCCAGCAGGCCGACCACCAGTCCGCTGTACGGGCCGACTAGAAACCCGGCGAGCAGGACAGGGAAGTGCATCGGGAGGAAGACCCGGCCGGCAATACCAAAGGCGTGCAGGCCGACCGGAAGAACAATAGCCAGGGCGAGAAAGAGTGCAGTCTGTGTGATCCAGCGAGGTTTGGAAAGTGGCGGGGCGGCTGCCGGAGTCGGGTTCACTTGATATTGACGGCCGCGGCGAGAAAGAGGCCGGGATGATCTTCGATTTCCACCCGACCGAAACCGGAGTCGGCGAACATGCGCTTCATCTCCAACTCCGACGGCAACTGGTCGTGTTTGACCACGCCTCCTTCGCGGAAGTGTATGTCGGCCAGTTCCTTCGACGAAACCAGGTGGATGATGTAGAACGGCGCGCCCGCCTTCAGCACGCGGCCGGCCTCCTTCACCGTCAGATCCTTGTGCGTGAAGTGCGGGAAGGCGGCAAAAGAAATAGCCAGATCGTAGCTGCTATCTCGAAACGGTAGGTGGGCGGCGTCAGCATCGACCACGGTCACGTTGGAAAACGGAAAGTTGCGGTGGGCTTTCTGGGCCATGCGAATGGAGAAATCGACCCCGGTCACGAGGCCGCCCGGCCCGACCCGCCGGCGGAGCATGTCAAACAGAATACCGGTGCCGCAGCCGAGATCAAGCAGGTCCATCCCGTCGGCAATCGGCAGGCGGTTGACTAGGCGATATAGCCGCTCGAGGTCCTCGGCGGTGTAGTGCAGGTCCCACTCGGCCGCGAGGCTGTCAAAAAACTCCTGGTGGGGGTCATGCATAGTTGTGGTAGATAATTGCTTGGGGAAACCTTGTCAACAGGATTTGGGGCGGGAAGGGGTGCAACAGGAGTTGACGAAACAAGGTCCGGCTGCGTATTATCGACGTTAACAACTTGCTACATCCCCGAAGATCGCATCTTCGGGTTTAACGCCTCCCTCCCTTCGGGGAGGGAGGTGTTTTTTTGCCCGTCTCCGACCTCCCAAACAATGTGACACAAAAACCAAACCAGACCTTTGCTCGCCGGTCCACCCAAGTTATATTTCAGGTTGGCTTTTGAGTCAATCTATGGGCAACAACGGCAATAAGTATAAACGCACCCAGGAAGAACTGCTCGTAAAAGGGGCGCGCGAGCATAATCTAAAGAACATCGATGTCCGCATCCCGCGCAACCGCCTGACCGTTATCACCGGCCTCTCCGGTTCCGGCAAAAGCTCGCTGGCGTTCGATACGATCTACGCCGAGGGGCAAAGGCGGTACGTCGAATCGCTCTCGGCTTACGCCCGTCAGTTTTTGGGACTGATGGAAAAGCCGGATGTCGACTTCATCGAGGGCCTCTCGCCGGCTATCTCGATCGAGCAAAAAGGGACACCCAAGAATCCGCGTTCCACTGTTGGGACGATCACTGAAATCTACGATTACCTGCGCCTGCTTTTCGCGCGGATCGGCACGCCCCACTGTGTGCAGTGCGGCCAGCCGATCACCCAGCAGACTGTCGAACAGATTGTTGATTCCGTGCTCAGTTTCGAGGAAGGCTCCCGCCTCATGGTGCTCGCGCCGTTGGTGCGAGGCAAAAAGGGCGAACACAAGGAGATCATCCAGGAGATTATCCGCGAAGGGTTCGTGCGGCTCAGGATCGACGGCGAGGTAGTCGAAGCTGACCCGGAAATCGATCTCGACAAGAAAAAGAAGCATACGGTCGAGGCAGTGGTAGATCGACTGGTCGTCAAGCAGGGCTCCAAAGGGCGGCTGGCCGACTCGGTGGAGACGGCGCTTCGCATGAGCAACGGCACCGTACTGATCAACATCAACAAGCAGGATTTGCTTTTCTCGGAGCAGTTCGCCTGTCTCAACTGCAACATCAGCTACGAGGAACCGACGCCGCGCCTGTTTTCCTTCAATTCGCCGTTCGGCGCCTGCAAGGTCTGCAGCGGCCTCGGGCAGAAGATGGAGATCGCGCCGGAGCTGGTGGTGCCCAGCCCGAGCCTGTCCATTTCCGAGGGGGCTATTCATCCGTGGGGCGGGGCGGAAATGGCCAACTGGTATCGCTACCAGCTGCGCGGCCTGGCCAACCACTACGGTTTCAAGTTCTCGACACCCTTCTACAAGCTGCCCAAAGAAGTCCGGGAGGTCATTCTCTACGGCACCAGGGGCAAAGACATCAAGATGGAGTACGAACACGCGTCGGCGCGCGGGAGAGCATCGGGTGTCTACGAGGCGCCGTTCGAGGGCGTGATCCCGAACCTAGAGCGCCGCTACAAGCAGACCGAATCGAGCGGCGTGCGCCAGTGGATTGAGAACTACATGTCGGTCAGCCCCTGCCCGGCCTGCAAGGGGGCGCGGCTTCGACCGGAAGCGCTGGCGGTCGTTATAGACCGCGAAACGATTGACTCGGTCACCGATATGTCGATTCGCAAGGCGACCGCGTTCTTCAAGAACATCAAGTTGAGTTCGCGCCAGCAGACTATCGGCCGCCAGATTCTCAAGGAGATTCGCGAGCGGCTAGGGTTCTTGTGCGATGTCGGCCTTGATTATCTCACGCTCAATCGAGCGGCTGCGACTCTCTCCGGCGGCGAGGCCCAGCGGATTCGCCTGGCGACTCAAATCGGTTCGCGCCTGGTCGGGGTGATGTATATCCTCGATGAGCCGTCGATTGGCCTGCACCAACGCGACAACGGCAAGCTGCTCAACATGCTGACCGAGCTGCGCGATATCGGCAACACCGTGCTGGTAGTCGAACATGACCGCGAGACTATCGAACGAGCCGACTACGTGGTCGATCTCGGTCCCGGAGCCGGGATCCACGGCGGAACCGTTGTGGCGTCGGGGACGCCCGCCGAGATCAAAGCCAGCCGAAAGTCTATTACCGGTCAGTATCTATCGGGAACCCGGTCCATTGCGACGCCAAAACAGCGACGCGAACCTAACGGCAAAGTGATAACACTTACCGGCGCGAGCGGCAATAACCTGAAGAAGATCACGGTCGATGTACCGATGGGCGTGCTGGTGGCGGTGACCGGAGTTTCCGGCTCAGGCAAGTCAAGCCTGATCAATGAGACGCTTTACGCAATCCTGTCGAAGCACTTCTACGGTAGCCGCCAGGCGCCGCTGCCGTATTCATCGGTCGCCGGCCTCGAACATATCGACAAGGTCATCGATATCGACCAATCGCCTATCGGCCGCACGCCGCGT
The genomic region above belongs to Candidatus Zixiibacteriota bacterium and contains:
- a CDS encoding S8/S53 family peptidase; protein product: MSHSEKNAPSLAGLTLTAMFLVLQLTLSCSKSTDPDTNKPPDNGPIGILLSGADIDSALSGTSDHGPFAVPEEEWEGEFVTTRLEAVINPSATVGAVNAALNAVGAKISCMRAGLMFTELVVPALTSVDEAEVLCSTLVSSEAFLSAYPCFDPTSVQDASIQPGLPANLIIDHLAAAKFPAAWNVRERVAALHSPATVLVADHFRSLTPHAEIPAQTFPTQNGSPSLFIDAFGVAKGNHGFQVAGAIGARFDAVGSTGAYADPGGLLRLPCISLSGFGSLPAVIAELSDRLPSSGQFILNTSISYAGGFQMFPKRQRIEHAFFWRFLTATKQSQFLHLQAAGNEGLSSPSFPNADYASPFTLSARFDAPLEMLQGTAVSTKDTTDLTTLYSLGIANNPLFGSRTNNLLVVGSSSLSGSPSGFSNAPSDVRMVGEWVTLPCIYDDSKCEPGAQVPLQAIVSGTSFATPQVAGLAAWLWSLSPSLTVDETIATIKNCFNGNWVDAYKAVLSLDHSIANAGIRLSLLDIVDANGQMGSDMKFDEKDLQMFLDSIMYYEADRASVSPPWEKDHSPFDLNGDGYTGDTMLTPSTAPFDLDINTPPAYSTVDVIPCDQPSTGDKTLNESAVTDRDILLYYAYSPLYSGDLQIRDSLFGKGCSPFTIVETTHFLKYDLRAYLDAQYWDIDSSQGTFLHKTLAVREPACLATYVFDVEATCNTSLSSGVSLTSVDITGTSNSTVTGTASLENDLGTSCDYRATAKAFCYSVVHFTASEQLGFVPFRFVVDGSIDIGDGNTAQTYTYIMFHTVDANGKPDGPTYAGFDSQTQSFPYVLDGTLDPLLPGRMYQLMIMTTAADAVFALSDPGPDSKSANAIVSLHVGP
- a CDS encoding 4Fe-4S ferredoxin — its product is MAKVLREIIRINEELCDGCGDCISSCAEGALVIVNGKAKLKGEILCDGAGACIGHCSTGALTIEKRESEAYDEAAVALNLARTQQPSRIPVGAAHGGQLPMAAHAGGCPGSAMRQWNDFPPASPSDVRDSAPAALTQQPSRLRQWPVQLMLVQLDAPFFRNADLIITADCVPFAFPDFHQRFLSGKALVVGCPKLDDLRHYFDKLTQIFKVSELKSVEVIKMDVPCCGGIAQAAVEARKRSHGTFPLTITTIGIRGELQESYRV
- a CDS encoding CDGSH iron-sulfur domain-containing protein codes for the protein MSSEPIKIKLIPNGPIRVMNGSFEIELSNGTIMTKEAPFSMCRCGNSNNKPFCDGTHKTCGFQG
- a CDS encoding ECF transporter S component, coding for MNPTPAAAPPLSKPRWITQTALFLALAIVLPVGLHAFGIAGRVFLPMHFPVLLAGFLVGPYSGLVVGLLAPGISYLTTGMPPTYAVPLMTLELPLYGLVAGLAYQRLQLNIYVALIAAMIVGRLMFGLGLFVLGMFMELPYGAVEFFSTAGPILTGIWGIIAQVVLIPLIVAAVRRSRQSEVGQG
- a CDS encoding methyltransferase domain-containing protein — protein: MHDPHQEFFDSLAAEWDLHYTAEDLERLYRLVNRLPIADGMDLLDLGCGTGILFDMLRRRVGPGGLVTGVDFSIRMAQKAHRNFPFSNVTVVDADAAHLPFRDSSYDLAISFAAFPHFTHKDLTVKEAGRVLKAGAPFYIIHLVSSKELADIHFREGGVVKHDQLPSELEMKRMFADSGFGRVEIEDHPGLFLAAAVNIK